The nucleotide sequence TGGCTCTGCCAAGCACGCTTACCGCGCCAAGCCCCGTGCGAATGACCTGTCCTTTCTTGGAAATTGCAACAAGGTCCTGGTGCTCGGGGTCAACGATTTCCGCTCCGATGAGTTTTCCGATCTTTGAGGTCACGTTAGCCGTCTTCATGCCAGACCCTCCCCGGCCTTGCACTTTGTATTGTTTGATATCCGTCCGTTTCCCATACCCGTTCTCCGAAACCACCAATAACATGGTTTCCGCTACATTTTGATTTTTGATTTTTGATTTTTGATTTTCTATGATTCCCATTCCCACCACCTCGTCACCGGTTTTCTTAAGCCGTATGCCGCGGACCCCGCCGGCGGTTCTTCCCATTCCCCGCACGTCTTTTTCCCCAAAACGGATCGCCTGGCCCAGCGCACTCACCAATATAATATCGTCTGTTCCGCTTGAGCCTTTCACCCAGCGAAGCGAATCTGTGTCGTCGAGCTTAATGGCCGCGATTCCCGACCTTCGTACATGAGAAAAATCATCGAGAACGGTTTTCTTGATTGTACCATGTTTGGTCACCATCACCAAGAAAGCCGGGAGGTTTTTTTTGCGGATGGGAACGATGGCACTGACCGTCTCTTTCGGCGGCAGATCGAGGAAATTCACGATCGCCTGCCCTTTTGCGGTACGGGAAAATTCAGGAATTTCGTAGACCTTTGTCTGAAAAACCCTTCCGCGATTCGTGAAGAACAGCAGTCCGTCGTGGCTTGATGCGGAAAGAAAGTTCTTCACCACATCCTCCTCCTTCACTTCCATGCCGATCACTCCCTTTCCGCCCCTGCGCTGAACGCGATATGCGTCGGGTTTCAGGCGTTTGATATACCCGGATTCGGTAAGGGTGATGATGACCTCCTCTTCAACAATAAGGTCTTCCTCCTTGAATTCTTTGATGTCGTGGGCTACAACCTTTGTCCTGCGCTCGTCGCCGTATTTCTTTTTGACTTCCAAAAGCTCGTCGATCACAACGCTAAGTATGCGTGCCGAATTCTCCAGAAGCTCCTCAAGGGACTTGATAAGCGCGCGCTTTTCTTTCAGTTCGTCGGTAATTTTCTTATGTTCCAGCCCCGCAAGCGTCTGCAGGCGCATTTCCAGAATTGAGGCGGCCTGCGGATCCGAAAACCCGAATTTTTTCTTTAGGGCTTCGTGCGCCGCTTCTTTCGATTCGGATTTTTTGATGACAGATATGACCGCATCAATATGGTCTAGGGCTTTTGAAAGACCTTCCAGAATATGGGCGCGCTCGCGGGCACGCGCCAGATCGAATTTAGCCCTGCGCTCCACCACAACTTTCCGAAAATCAATGAAATGCTGTAGAACGCTTTTCAGCGACATCACCTGCGGCTGGATGCCCCCGGCCAGGGCCAACATATTCATATAAAACGTCTTTTGCAGGTCCGAATGCTTATAAAGCTGGTTCAGCACTTTTTGCGCATGCGCGTCATGTTTCAGCTCGAACACCACCCGAATACCGTCCTTGTCAGACTCATCGCGGATATCCCGGATGCCTTCTATTTTTTTCTCTTTCACCAGATCCGCAATATGCACCAGCATCTCCGATTTATTCACCTGATATGGGATCTGGGTCACTACAATACGATAATTCCCCTTTTTAGCCTCTTCTATTTCCGCAACCGCGCGCATAAGAATAGGCCCTCTCCCCTGCGCATATGTTTCCTGGATGCCTTTTCTGTTGTAAATGATGGCGCCGGTAGGAAAATCGGGACCCTGGATGAACTGCAGAAGATCCTCAACGGTAGATTTTGGATGGCGCGCAAGATGCACGCAAGCGTCCACCACCTCCGAAAGATTGTGCGGCGGAATGCTTGTCGCCATGCCGACCGCGATGCCGACCGTGCCGTTAAGCAAGAGCTGGGGAATGCGTGCCGGAAGCACCTGCGGTTCTTTTTTCGACCCATCGTAGTTGTCGAGGAACGTAACGGTATCTTTTTCAATGTCCGCCAGCTCTTCCTCGGCGATCGAAGCAAGGCGGCATTCGGTGTAGCGCATCGCCGCGGGATTATCGCCGTCAATGCTGCCGAAGTTTCCCTGCCCGTCGATGAGCGGATAACGCAATGAAAAACTCTGCGCCATGCGCGCAAGCGTGTCATATACCGCCACGTCTCCGTGGGGATGGTATTTGCCAAGGACCTCGCCGACGACCTGCGCGGACTTGCGGTATTTAGCCGCGTGCCTTAGACCTATGTCATGCATGGCATACAGGATCCGGCGATGCACGGGCTTTAAGCCGTCTCGAACGTCCGGCAAGGCGCGGGAAACAATCACCGACATCGCATAGTCAATGTAAGACTCCTGCATTTCGTCGATAATTTCCCTCTTTTTGATTTTTCCGATATCGGCCATTTGTGTTTTAGAAGATTCTTTAAAACGGTTTGCCGCTATTTATGGTTCTATACTTGTTGCGCTCGGCGGAACCGATGGAATGTTTTGCGATTGAACTCGCAATGAATCTTTTAAGAGACCTAGAGATTCTGCGCCTTGGGATTTAAAATTCTCATACGCATTTTTTACTTCTCCCTTTAGCGGGTTTTGTGGCGCGGCATTCTTCGCGAGCGAAGCAAGATGGCCTCGTATGCTGTAGGCGCCGAACAAAAAAACAGCGCAAACCGAAAGCCCTACACATAAGCGAAAAGAGGTATTGCGAGACATGACGTGCAATGACAATCACGAATTTACTGATATCACACGAATTTACAGATTCACGAATGCTTGACAGAACCCTATTCGTGAATTCGCGTTATTCGCGTACTATTCGCATTATTCGTGATTCTTTATTCTCCCGTCGCCAATTCCAAAACAACCACCTCGGTGCCTTCCGGAGGAAGATCTTTCTTTTTCACCATATACTTGGGAAGCGCCTCTTTTTTTGCAGCACCCATTTCCCGCAAAAATTTATCAACACCATCAAGCTTAATTTTGAGGCGCGGCAGTGCATAGTGCATGGGAATAACCACGTGCGGCTCGATATTCCGCACCAATTTTTCCGCATCTTCCGCATCAAGCGTGTAGGTTCCACCTATAGGAACGAGCATGATGTCAACATCGCCGAGCTCTTCTATTTGTTCGCTGGAAAGATTCTTCGCTCCGAGGTCCCCAAGATGCAAAATTCTCAAGTCATCGGCTTCAATAAGAAAGGCCGCCGTGAACCCAAGACGCTTCCCCCCCACGTCATCATGGGAGACGGGAAACCCATAAAAGTGCACGCCCCTCACTTCATACTCCCCGGGTCCCGAAATAGTGAATTCGGCATTTTTATATTCACCCGAAGTGTGGTCGGCATGCTTATGGGTAAAAACCACAACATCCGCCTTGCTTCTGGGCGGTTCAAGACCCGTTGCGGCGCGGTCAAACGGATCCACAACGATGGTGGCATTTTTTGTCTGTATTTTGAAGCAGGATTGCCCGTACCACGATAAATGCATAATATTGCAAATTCTAAACAATATCGGTGTAAGCATCCTATCAAACAAACCCTAGAATTTCAACGTAAAAATGGGGACAAATTTACGGGGCTTCTTAAAATGAAAAAGGGTGCTTTTATGCACCCACGTTGTCCTGAACCGCTACGGTTATTGCTGGCATCCGTGGTGTGTCCGGCTTTGTATCGCGAAATGTTATCCCACCAAACCTTAGAGCGTGCGCTATGGCTTTATACGTCCGCCCAAGATACAATGCGTGCTCTCTTCTTGTTTTCGTAGGACCGTGCTGCTGAAGATATTCGATCTCCCGAATCGTCCACCTCTGATAATGATTGCGCGCCACAGAGCGCGTCAATTTTTGATTCTTCTCCAGCGCAACTTGCTTTTTCTTGGCTTCCTTCGCTGGATTACGCTTTCTCCATTCAGAACTGGATATTTTTCTTGAGGCCATTCCCTTCTCTGAACTGTTCCACGCCTTCATTTGGGCTTTCGCTTTCTCTGGATTCCGCAACATGTAGAGATACGCACCTACGGTATTGTAGGAAAAGCCGGTCCGCTCAACAATTTCCTTCCGACCAAGCCCCTGCTGTTCAAGAAGTTCTTTTACGATTGCCATTTTTGTCAAAAAGCACCTCCGTTTTCAACAAGATAGCATTTCTGTTGAAAAATGTCAAATTAGGAGCTTGCATAAAATCGGCGCATACGGTACACTCTTTTGGCGGGAGAAATCCCAGAAGTCAGACGGTCACGAATTTACAGATATCACACGAATATACAGATTCGCGAATGTATCCCCTGGATTATTCGTGAATTCGCGTTATTCGCGTAATATTCGCATTATTCGTGATTGGTATGTTATGCAAAAAGTTACCAAATCGGCAGTTATGGAGAAATTGCTGGAAGATGCCTCTTCCCCCTCTCCGCAATTGCTTAAGGAAGGCAAGACCATTGAAGGGAGGGTTGTTGTTATTTCCCGTAACGTGTTGTACGTGGATTTCGGCGGCTTCAAAACCGGCGTGGTCTCGGGCAAAGAATACCGTGATGCGGTCTCAACCATAAAAGGCCTCAAGCCGGGAGACAACGTGCAGGCAACGGTAGTGGAGATCGAAAACGACGAGGGCTACGTGGAGCTCTCCATGCGCGAAGCATCCCGCGAGCGTGCGTGGGACATCTTGCGCCGCAAGATGGACGAGGGAGAAGTTATACGTCTGCACGTCAAGGAAGTTAACCGCGGAGGGCTTATTGCGGAATGCGAGGGCATCGCGGGCTTCATGCCGGTGTCCCAGCTATCTTTCGCGCACTATCCCCGGGTTGAAGGGGGCGACAAGCAAAAAATATTCCAGGAACTTCAAAAATTCATAGGACAGGAAATGGCGGTGCGTATTATTGGCGTGGAACAGAACGAGAACAAACTTATTTTTTCCGAGAAGGCTGCCGAGAACAAGGAACTGAAGGACACTCTTGCAAAGTACGCGATCGGCAATGCCGTTGAGGGCACCGTAAGCGGCGTGGTTAATTTCGGCGCATTCGTGAAATTCAGCGATAACCTGGAAGGATTGGTGCACATCTCGGAGCTTGACTGGCAGCTCATTGAAGATCCGCATGATATCGTGAACGTCGGAGATCCGGTTCGGGCGGAAATCATAGGCATTGATAATGACCGCGTATCGTTATCCATGAAGCGCCTGAAGCCGAACCCCTGGGATAGCGTTTCGGAACGTTTCAAGATCGGCGACGTGATAAAAGCAAAAGTCACAAAGATCAATCCCTTCGGCGCTTTCGCAAAACTTGATAAAGACATTCACGGATTGGCGCATGTCTCGGAATTCGGGTCTGAAGAAAAAATGAAGCAATCTTTGGAACTTGGCAAAGAATATGAATTCACTATTCTCTCTCTCGATCCCAGAGACTACAAAATGGCTCTAGGATTCGGGAAAAAGAAAATAAAAGAAGAAGAAAGGCCGGAAGAAAAGAAAGACTAACCGGTTGCGCTCTCTTCACTTTAACGCTCCGGGCCAGACAACTCCTAAGCGTTTCGCAACGAGAAATTTCAAACTCGTCACAAAAACACCGCAGCAGATGCGGTGTTTTGGTTCCTCGAACAAGTGAAATTTCTCGGCTCGACGCTTGGAGTTGTATCTGGCCCTGCACTAACCCGCTCAGAGAGCGCAACCAGTCAGTCGAAAGAATTTTTTCTTCTTTGGAGAAAAAGTATGTAAAAAGTTTGCGCGCCCGGAAGGTTTTCCCTCCGGGCGCGTGTTGTTCGTTGTTGGCGTACTGGCTTACGCGGCAGGTGCGGCATGTGGCATGGTAACCCAATTGCCGCTGTTGAACTTCAGAGCGGCTGTTGCCGGCTCTTGGGTGGTGGAGAAGACCTGCACGCTGTGCGTGCAGCGCATCCCACCCTCCACATGCTCGTAGGAGACGTTCTGGGTCGCCCGAACCTTGCCCGTTGAGACGAACATCTGTTCAATCAAACCTTCCGCCTCATGAAGCACAGCGGGCTTCCGGTAGAACCCCGGCTCGCCGAAGCGAACTTCGAAGATCTTCCGGGGACCCTTCTTGGTTTGCCATGTCGAGATCCGGGTCTGGTAGATGTAGTACCCGGCCGCCTTCAGTTCCGCCAGAACGCCGGAGAGCGAGATGCCGTCCCCGTCAACCACGGTGGTCGACTGCTGGAGAAGCGGACTCTCCCGCCGCTCCTGATTCCGGTCCTGAAAGTCCTTTTTCGTGCGATACTCTCCTGCGACAACGTGCTTGGAGAGGCTTGCGGCATCCTCGTCCGTGACCGTGAACTGCACGAGTAGGCGATGCGGGCGATGCGCAAGTTTTACGTTCTTGCCGTTATGCTCCCGGCAGAATTCGCTCTCGGAGAGAGCGTCTTTGGGGCACCGGTGGTGAAGCCGGAAACGCGTCATGCCTCCCCGGAAGCTCTCACCGACAACTAGATCTGCTAAATCCTTTTCCTCAATGCCGCCGATGAGACATTCCAACACCTTTTCGACATCCGCCAAACACTTTCGATTCAACATGCTTGCCTCCCGTTTCAGAATTTCTTTGAATTTTGAGTTCAGATACAGCGCCTTAGCTCCAGAAAGTTAGAGACAAGGTGCTGTATCCGACCAGATAAACCATCTTTTTATTTGAAAAGAGCAGTTCTTATTGAAATTATAGTATACACCCTATAATTTATTTTGTCAACCCCGTTAGAAGTAGGACGCAGACGCGAGCGTCCGCGACTTCTAACGGGGTCAGTACCTGTGCAATATTTACACGGAATTTCGCTTATTTATCCCGTTAAAGGCAGGTCGCGGTCTTTTGCAACCGTGATGCCTGATAAACATAGCGAGAATTCATCAAAAAGTTTACTTCACTTAAATCCTCGCTAGCGACCGCGGCCTCTAACGGGATTTATGGAGTTTTCCTGCTCTCCAAGAATAAAGTTATGACACGCGCGATATACGGTCCGTCCGTCGGGCAGTTTATCTACGGCGGTGAGCCGTATTTTTTTTATTAATACCTCCGCATTTTTTTCCGGTTCAAGGATAACTATGGCATCCCGGGAGACTTCGGGTATAACCTCGGTGCCTACGCTTGCAACCGTAAGATGTGGCGTAAACCTTTCGGACGCCTTATGGGGAAATTTCTCTTCCAATGCTTTTCGCATGTTTTTGAGCGGGTTGCCGCCACGTTCGTCACCAATACCAAAATAAAACGCCTTACCCTCCTCATAACCCGGAACATTTCCCGCGGCAAAATCTTCCGGAGCAAAAGATAGCGTAAGAGGAAGATGGTTTTTCAGCGCATCCTGTATATCGGCAATGAGATTCCCCACTGCATCCTGCCCAAGTTTTCCAAAGTGCATCAGAGTTACATGGTAATTATCCGGCCGATGCAATCTGACGCCGGGCGATGCGTCTTGGATAAGATCGGATATTTCTTTTGCAGCGTCTTGGGGAAGTTTCATCTCAAGATAATATGTCTTAAGAGCACTCCCTTGGCTCTCTGCTAAAGGAGGCGCCGGAGGCACTCCTATCATATCTTCTCCTTGAGTTTGAAAAGCCTGCTCGCCAAATCCCGATGTCAAAATTTCTTTCAGTTCTGCCTTGGAGATGCGCGTCGAGGGAGTGTTGCCAGGATTTATGCCGCCGTTCTGCAGAGAATTGGTGGCCCGGTCATAATACCATTCCGGCGCTTCATCAATGCGTCCGGAGCGCATGAGATACGACAAGGGCAGTTCCAAATCCTCCCCTCTTGAAGCTATTTCTTGGGCGCGCAGAAGACCGGCCGGTATGCGCAAATCTATACGCTTGGTTGGTCTTGTAAGAATATTAAGATGTCCGCTCGGCAGATACTGCGCCACCACATCTGCCTTTAGGCCTTCTTGTGAACGAAGCCAGCCTGCAAGCGAAGGATTTTGCGAGGTAATGATGACGATCTTCAGCTTTTTGCTTTTTCCCTTCACTTCAAAAACCTCCGCATTGCCTTCCTGAAGGCTTTTTTCAAACTCCGCGGGTATTTCTTCGGTCCTGCGCCTTTCTTCCTTGTAATGCGCAAGTAGAAGCGGCAGAGTCAGTTCCACAACTTTTTGGGAATCTCCGGGAAGGCTTTTATTGAGCGCGGCCGTAAGGCCAGAAAATCCGAACGCGCGATCAAGCGGATCTGCGGAGATGGTGCCCTTGCCATATTTATCATCGCGCTCTGCATATTGCAAAAGCTTGGCAATGGCGGGATGTGCCGTGATTCCCAGATCATCCGCAATAAGTTGGGACGCAGTTACTTTTTGGCGCGATACATGATGGTCAAAGGGACCTCCGCCCACATCAAGTAAAAAATATCCTTTTTGAGTAAGAGCGGCGATAGTTTCTCCTTCGGGAAGAGTTCCCATAGATTCGATCTTCGCCTCCACGACTCCGGGATATTTTTCTTTGCCGAACAGCCTCAGCAATAAAATCGCAACCAGCGTGTCCGGCTGGGGCCTTGTGGGAAGCATAATAGTATGAAAGCGCTGCTGCATTGGATTATTTCTTATGATAAGATAAATATAATGTAAAACTCTGCTTTTGTCAAGTATATACTTGACAATATAGAAGTGATAGATTATACTAAAATTTCAGGTCGGTACTGTTTTTGACCTGATGCACGCTCCTTGACATCGGGAAAATACATGATTTCCGATGCTTGAGTTACAAGCCCATATTGACCCCTCTAGCTGTACGATGCAGGGGGTCATTCCTACACATCCGAGCCGATCCATCGCGAACGCGAGTCGGCGCGCAACTACACCGAGGAAACGAGGAACACCATGAATACGAAGAGAAAAGAATTCTCGATTGTTGAGTTGTTTGAAGTGGTCCGGGGCATCGATGCGGAAAAGTTTCTTCAGGCTTTCAAGGATGCCGATTTTCGGGTATTCTCCCGCGGAAGCGAAGTGCGTTCCGTGGAACTGAAACTCAATCAGAGCAACGGTAGGTTCCGTCGGGCCGAAGTCGCCCCAAGCCTTCCGCAACCAACCCTGACCATCGAAGCAACAGGAAAAGCAGTTCGGAGCACTCGCCACGAAGGTTTCTGGTTGGCGCAGGTTGCTGCCGACGTCCGCGGAAATCCGCTGAACTATGTGCGGACGACTGAAGACGGACGGGAACTGTTCCGTACCGCAGCCAGTGCCGTAGTTGTCGTCACGGCGCAGATCACCGAGACGGACGACATCACGGTCACGCTCAACACGGTAACTGTGCTGCCAGACGGCCGGGAATTCTTCCGGTTGGACGAGAATCCCAGGACTCGGCTGTTCTCGCAGGAGATGTTGGATTCGGCAAAAAACCGCGTCCATCTTGAGAAGGTTCTCTCCGCCAAGTTTGACGGAAAGGACTTCGAAAAGTACGGGAACGCGCTGGTTGCGGCAGTCCAAAAGCTCGCCGGGATCGATGTGAATTCCCGCTCCGAGCAAAAGGATGCGCCCGCCACCAAGCCCGCTCCCATCTCCGACGCCAACGCTAACGCCAACTCCAACACCGACACCCCCGGAGCCACCCCCCTCAAACCGCCACAAAAGAAGGCGTTCATTCCTCCGGCAAGCTTGGTTCCCAAGCTTCTGGAAGAACTTTATGGCCTTTCCAGAGGCGGACTCAAGCCGCTCAGGTTGGATCAGGCGACGGTAATCGCCGACCTGCAGGCACGTGCTCTGCGGCTTGGCGATTACAACCTCGGACTCAAGGAACTCTTCGCGGAGTATCCCACCACCGAGGCTCTCGGAGCAAAATACGGAAACCCCGGAACCCAAGCCGAAACGCCAGAGACGGGAAGGGAGAATCGGTCGGCGTCTTCAGATGACGAGTTTCGTCGTATCAAGACGAAGCTTGTAGATCATTACGGAAAGCCTTATCCCGGGATCGGCACGCATGCCAATTCCATCGCAAAGGAAATCCGAAATGGCGGGAACGAAGAGGAAATCTTCAAGAGCCTGAACTCCAGTCCCCAAAAGGATATGGAGAGCAGGGACTTGAAACCGCCGTCCGCCAAAACCAACAACAACTCCTCAACCGGTAGCAATCACGAGGAGCCTCACGGCACGGCAATGGCCGATGCTCTCCAGGAAGCCGGTCTCGTAGTCGAAGGTCCCCTGGAAAACGCTCTTCCCGCTGCCGAACCCACGGACCAGACCTCCTCGACCGAGGAGGATCCGGAGATTGCCAGGAAAAAGGAGCTCAACCTCAGAAAGAAGATGAAGCTCCACGACTGGCAGGAACCGCTCCGTCTCGATCTCGACATTCCCCGTGCGACCCTAAGCCGCATGTTCAAGAATGTCGGGAAAGGCGTCCCGAGCAGGGAGACTTTGGTCTCAAAGGGAATTGCCGAGGGGGTCGCGGAGTATGTGCTGAGTGTCCTCCGGGCAAACAGCATCATCCAAGACGCCCCGGTCCCGGTCACTCCGGAAACTCCCGGAAACGCGGAAACCGCTTCCGCCAATTGACCATTTGCCACGCAAGTGGCTTAACTGCCCCGACATGCAACACGTCGGGGCAGAGCTTTTTTCATTGCTTGACATCAAAAAAATCCGATGATAGGATGTTCTGGACTAGAACCCATCTTAAAAATACTTTTTAGGCGAAATTATGGATTTTTAAGCGAGAGCCGTGCCGCAGAAGCGAGGCGTATTACAGAGTAATACGGTGAGTCTTCGAGAAACGGCTCGTAGCCAAAAATCCATAATTGCAGACCAAGAAGGATTTTTAAGATGGGTTCTGGATGATATGGCAAAATCAACAGAAAAACTTTATGAATTTTCGTATCTGGCCTCGCCCGATCTTGATGATGCGGGCCTTGAAGCTTTGAAGAACGAAATAGATACGATGGCCGTTAAGCTTGGCGGGTCGGTCCGCGAACACCTCCAAACAGAGCGGCGGCGCCTTGCCTACCCTGTTAAAAAAGCCCAAAGCGCCTACCTCGTTTCGGAACAACTTGTGTTCACTGCTTCCGCAAAAGAAGCCTTTGCCAAAGAATTAGGAATCCGCAAAGATATTCTGCGGCATATATTCGTAGTCCTAACAGAAAAATTCCTGAAACGCCTGCGCGAACGTCGCGTCGTAGAGTTGCAGACGCCAAAACATGAGATTGCAAAGGAAAAATCGGCGATCCTTAAGCGCCCGACGCATGTCGTGCCGCCCCGAGAAGAAAAAACGGCAGACATCGCGGAAATCGAGAGGAAACTGGATGAGATACTCGGGAGGGAATTTTAACGAATATCCAATATCCAATTTCTAATCTCCAATAGGCGAAGCCTTGATTGGGCATTAGATATTAGGTATTAGGTATTTGAAGATTCTTATGAATCTCAATAAAGTCTTATTGATCGGCAATCTTACGCGCGATCCGGAAGTGCGCACCACGCCTTCGGGACAGACCGTCACTACTCTAGGCATTGCGACCAACCGCGTCTGGAACAATCAGCAAACGGGACAAAAAGAACAGCACGTTGAATTCCATAACGTGGTATGCTGGGCAAAATTAGGAGAGGTGGTCGG is from bacterium and encodes:
- a CDS encoding MBL fold metallo-hydrolase: MHLSWYGQSCFKIQTKNATIVVDPFDRAATGLEPPRSKADVVVFTHKHADHTSGEYKNAEFTISGPGEYEVRGVHFYGFPVSHDDVGGKRLGFTAAFLIEADDLRILHLGDLGAKNLSSEQIEELGDVDIMLVPIGGTYTLDAEDAEKLVRNIEPHVVIPMHYALPRLKIKLDGVDKFLREMGAAKKEALPKYMVKKKDLPPEGTEVVVLELATGE
- a CDS encoding 2'-5' RNA ligase family protein, with translation MQQRFHTIMLPTRPQPDTLVAILLLRLFGKEKYPGVVEAKIESMGTLPEGETIAALTQKGYFLLDVGGGPFDHHVSRQKVTASQLIADDLGITAHPAIAKLLQYAERDDKYGKGTISADPLDRAFGFSGLTAALNKSLPGDSQKVVELTLPLLLAHYKEERRRTEEIPAEFEKSLQEGNAEVFEVKGKSKKLKIVIITSQNPSLAGWLRSQEGLKADVVAQYLPSGHLNILTRPTKRIDLRIPAGLLRAQEIASRGEDLELPLSYLMRSGRIDEAPEWYYDRATNSLQNGGINPGNTPSTRISKAELKEILTSGFGEQAFQTQGEDMIGVPPAPPLAESQGSALKTYYLEMKLPQDAAKEISDLIQDASPGVRLHRPDNYHVTLMHFGKLGQDAVGNLIADIQDALKNHLPLTLSFAPEDFAAGNVPGYEEGKAFYFGIGDERGGNPLKNMRKALEEKFPHKASERFTPHLTVASVGTEVIPEVSRDAIVILEPEKNAEVLIKKIRLTAVDKLPDGRTVYRACHNFILGEQENSINPVRGRGR
- the gyrA gene encoding DNA gyrase subunit A: MADIGKIKKREIIDEMQESYIDYAMSVIVSRALPDVRDGLKPVHRRILYAMHDIGLRHAAKYRKSAQVVGEVLGKYHPHGDVAVYDTLARMAQSFSLRYPLIDGQGNFGSIDGDNPAAMRYTECRLASIAEEELADIEKDTVTFLDNYDGSKKEPQVLPARIPQLLLNGTVGIAVGMATSIPPHNLSEVVDACVHLARHPKSTVEDLLQFIQGPDFPTGAIIYNRKGIQETYAQGRGPILMRAVAEIEEAKKGNYRIVVTQIPYQVNKSEMLVHIADLVKEKKIEGIRDIRDESDKDGIRVVFELKHDAHAQKVLNQLYKHSDLQKTFYMNMLALAGGIQPQVMSLKSVLQHFIDFRKVVVERRAKFDLARARERAHILEGLSKALDHIDAVISVIKKSESKEAAHEALKKKFGFSDPQAASILEMRLQTLAGLEHKKITDELKEKRALIKSLEELLENSARILSVVIDELLEVKKKYGDERRTKVVAHDIKEFKEEDLIVEEEVIITLTESGYIKRLKPDAYRVQRRGGKGVIGMEVKEEDVVKNFLSASSHDGLLFFTNRGRVFQTKVYEIPEFSRTAKGQAIVNFLDLPPKETVSAIVPIRKKNLPAFLVMVTKHGTIKKTVLDDFSHVRRSGIAAIKLDDTDSLRWVKGSSGTDDIILVSALGQAIRFGEKDVRGMGRTAGGVRGIRLKKTGDEVVGMGIIENQKSKIKNQNVAETMLLVVSENGYGKRTDIKQYKVQGRGGSGMKTANVTSKIGKLIGAEIVDPEHQDLVAISKKGQVIRTGLGAVSVLGRATQGVRIMKMDGSDTVASITTL
- a CDS encoding S1 RNA-binding domain-containing protein: MQKVTKSAVMEKLLEDASSPSPQLLKEGKTIEGRVVVISRNVLYVDFGGFKTGVVSGKEYRDAVSTIKGLKPGDNVQATVVEIENDEGYVELSMREASRERAWDILRRKMDEGEVIRLHVKEVNRGGLIAECEGIAGFMPVSQLSFAHYPRVEGGDKQKIFQELQKFIGQEMAVRIIGVEQNENKLIFSEKAAENKELKDTLAKYAIGNAVEGTVSGVVNFGAFVKFSDNLEGLVHISELDWQLIEDPHDIVNVGDPVRAEIIGIDNDRVSLSMKRLKPNPWDSVSERFKIGDVIKAKVTKINPFGAFAKLDKDIHGLAHVSEFGSEEKMKQSLELGKEYEFTILSLDPRDYKMALGFGKKKIKEEERPEEKKD
- a CDS encoding 30S ribosomal protein S6, with the protein product MAKSTEKLYEFSYLASPDLDDAGLEALKNEIDTMAVKLGGSVREHLQTERRRLAYPVKKAQSAYLVSEQLVFTASAKEAFAKELGIRKDILRHIFVVLTEKFLKRLRERRVVELQTPKHEIAKEKSAILKRPTHVVPPREEKTADIAEIERKLDEILGREF